The following proteins are encoded in a genomic region of Brachionichthys hirsutus isolate HB-005 chromosome 14, CSIRO-AGI_Bhir_v1, whole genome shotgun sequence:
- the vps41 gene encoding vacuolar protein sorting-associated protein 41 homolog: protein MAEVVEQGRRQSEEFTDDSEEEDSEEEPKLKYERLSNGVTEILQKDAASCMTVHDKFLALGTHFGKVFLLDIQGNLTQKFEISSVKINQISLDDSGEHVGICSEDGKVQVVGLYTREGFHTNFDCPIKVVALHPQFAKSNYKQFVTGGNKLLLYERNWLNRWKMSAIHEGEGSITNVQWRANLLAWSNNVGVKIYDFGTKQRITNVLRDNVSLRPDMYPCSLCWKDDATLIVGWGTSIKICVVKERNPTEVRDLPSRYVEIVSAFETDFFISGLAPLADQLVVLYFVKENSDQMDDDFRARPRLDIIQPVHESCEEISSDALTVRNFQDNECRDYRLEHSEGESLFYIISPKDIVVAKERDQDDHIDWLLEKKKYEEALMAAEISFKNIKRHDVQKIGMAFIDHLVERGEYDGAARKCQKVLGKNMDMWENEVYRFRTIGQLKAISQYLPRGDLRLRPAIYEMILHEFLQTDYEGFATLVREWPGELYNNMAIVQAVNDHLKRDPNNRTLLTTLAELYTYDQRYGKALEIYLRLRHKDVYQLIHKHDLFSSIEDKIVLLMDFDKEKAVDMLLDNEDKISMDRVVEELANRPELLHVYLHKLFKRDHHKGQKYHERQIGLYAEYDRPNLLPFLRDSTHCPLEKALEVCQQRNFVEETVFLLSRMGNCKQALQMIMKELEDVDKAIEFAKEQDDAELWEDLISYSIDKPPFITGLLNNIGTHVDPILLIHRIKEGMEIPNLRDSLVKILQDYNLQILLREGCKKILVADSLSLLQKMHRTQMRGVRVDEENICESCHATILPSDMAKPFSVVVFHCRHMFHKECLPSSGVIPGMQFCNICSAKRRGPGSGILEMNK from the exons ATGGCGGAAGTGGTGGAGCAG GGGAGAAGACAAAGTGAGGAATTCACAGACGACTCAGAG gaggaggacagcgaaGAGGAGCCCAAGCTCAAGTACGAGAGGCTCTCCAATGGGGTGACGGAAATCCTCCAGAAGGATGCAGCCAGCTGCATGACCGTCCACGACAAG TTCCTTGCCCTTGGTACCCACTTTGGAAAAGTCTTCCTGCTGGACATCCAAGGAAATCTGACTCAGAAGTTTGAAATT agtTCGGTGAAGATTAACCAGATCAGTCTGGATGACAGTGGAGAGCATGTGGGCATCTGCTCCGAGGATGGGAAG GTGCAAGTGGTCGGTCTCTATACGAGAGAGGGCTTCCACACCAACTTTGACTGTCCCATCAAA GTGGTGGCGTTGCACCCTCAATTTGCCAAATCGAACTACAAACAGTTTGTCACTGGAGGCAATAAG CTGCTTCTGTATGAAAGAAACTGGTTGAATCGCTGGAAGATGTCTGCGATCCATGAAGGGGAGGGTTCGATCACTAATGTCCAGTGGCGAGCCAACCTGCTCGCTTGGTCCAACAATGTG GGAGTTAAAATCTACGATTTTGGGACAAAACAACGGATCACAAATGTTTTGCGGGACAATGTGAGTCTGAGGCCCGACATGTACCCATGCAGCTTATGTTGGAAGGACGACGCCACGCTCATTGTTGGCTGGGGAACTTCCATAAAG ATCTGTGTCGTGAAAGAGCGAAATCCTACAGAAGTGAGAGATCTGCCCAGTCGCTACGTGGAAATAG TTTCTGCCTTTGAGACAGATTTTTTCATAAGCGGTTTGGCGCCGCTGGCCGACCAGCTCGTCGTTTTGTACTTTGTGAAGGAGAACTCCGATCAGATG gatGACGACTTTCGGGCTCGGCCTCGCCTCGACATCATCCAGCCCGTCCACGAGAGCTGCGAGGAAATCTCTTCGGATGCTCTGACTGTGCGCAACTTCCAGGACAATGAATGCAGGGACTACCGCCTCG AGCATTCGGAAGGAGAGTCGCTCTTCTACATCATCAGTCCCAAAGATATTGTCGTGGCCAAAGAGCGAGACCAGGACGATCATATCGATTGGCTGCTCGAAAAGAAGAAATATGAG GAGGCACTGATGGCTGCAGAGATCAGCTTCAAAAACATCAAGAGACATGACGTCCAGAAGATCGGGATGGCTTTCATCGACCACTTGGTGGAGAGAGGAGAGTATGACGGCGCTGCCAG gaAGTGTCAAAAGGTTCTTGGAAAAAACATGGACATGTGGGAAAATGAGGTTTACAGATTCAGGACTATTGGACAGTTGAAG GCCATCAGTCAGTATTTGCCAAGAGGGGATCTGCGCCTCAGACCGGCCATCTATGAAATGATCTTGCATGAATTTCTCCAAACCGATTACGAG GGTTTTGCCACCCTGGTCCGTGAATGGCCCGGAGAGCTTTATAATAACATGGCCATTGTTCAGGCTGTCAACGACCACCTGAAGAGGGACCCCAATAACAGAACTCTGCTCACCACATTGGCCGAACT GTACACGTATGATCAACGCTACGGCAAGGCCTTAGAAATCTACCTGAGGCTGAGGCACAAGGATGTTTATCAGCTCATCCACAAACACGACCTTTTCTCCTCCATAGAGGACAAGATCGTTCTCCTCATGGACTTTGACAAAGAG AAAGCTGTCGACATGCTGCTCGACAACGAAGACAAGATATCG ATGGACAGGGTGGTTGAAGAACTAGCAAACAGGCCTGAGCTCCTGCATGTG tATCTCCATAAACTGTTCAAGAGGGACCACCACAAAGGCCAGAAGTACCACGAGAGACAGATCGGCCTGTATGCCGAATACGACCGTCCGAATCTCCTGCCCTTCCTCAGGGATAGCACGCACTGCCCGCTGGAAAAG GCTTTGGAGGTGTGTCAGCAGAGGAACTTTGTCGAGGAGACCGTCTTCCTGCTCA GCAGGATGGGGAATTGCAAGCAAGCCCTGCAGATGATcatgaaggagctggaggatgtGGACAAGGCCATAGAGTTTGCGAAGGAGCAGGACGATGCAGAGCTCTGGGAGGACCTCATCTCTTACTCGATTGATAAACCGC CATTCATCACCGGCCTCCTTAATAACATCGGCACTCACGTGGATCCCATCCTGCTCATCCATCGCATTAAAGAGGGCATGGAAATCCCAAACCTCAGAGATTCACTTGTAAAAATCCTCCAGGATTATAATTTACAG ATTCTCCTGAGGGAGGGATGTAAGAAGATCCTGGTGGCCgactccctgtctctcctccagaAGATGCACCGAACGCAGATGAGAGGAGTCAGGGTGGACG AGGAGAACATCTGTGAATCGTGTCACGCTACAATATTACCATCAG ACATGGCCAAGCCCTTCAGTGTGGTGGTTTTTCACTGCAGGCACATGTTTCACAAGGAGTGTTTACCTTCTTCAGGAGTG ATTCCCGGCATGCAGTTTTGTAACATCTGCAGTGCAAAAAGGCGAGGGCCAGGAAGTGGAATCctggaaatgaataaataa